The following coding sequences lie in one Vespula pensylvanica isolate Volc-1 chromosome 7, ASM1446617v1, whole genome shotgun sequence genomic window:
- the LOC122630544 gene encoding peroxisomal (S)-2-hydroxy-acid oxidase GLO5, whose amino-acid sequence MASFVCLEDYEKYATNNLPPIVRDYYKSGAGEESSLRWNREAFKRYRIKPRFLRDVSKRDISTTILGEKISMPLGVAPAAMQRMAHPDGECGNAKAAEAMGTIFTLSTISTSSIEEVAEVAPKCIKWFQLYVYIDRNITLNLIRRAEKAGFKALVLTVDAPIFGDRRADLRNKFSLPKHLRLANFEGILSNKINTSKTGSGLNEYVSDLFDQSLSWEDVTWLKNVTKLPIVLKGILTAEDALLSVKYGAAAIIVSNHGARQVDGVPATIEVLAEIANAVKDKIEIYMDGGIRQGIDVFKALALGANMVFIGRPMLWGLCHAGEKGALNILDMMKKEIDQVIALTGCTTIKDVTRDMVVHESCYSHL is encoded by the exons atggCGAGCTTCGTATGCTTGGAAGATTACGAAAAATATGCGACTAACAATCTGCCGCCAATTGTaagagattattataaaagtggAGCCGGTGAAGAATCTAGTTTACGATGGAACAGAGAAGCTTTTAAGAG GTATCGAATAAAACCTAGATTTCTTCGGGATGTTTCAAAAAGAGACATAAGCACGACAATATTAggtgaaaaaatttctatgcCATTGGGAGTAGCGCCAGCTGCAATGCAACGCATGGCTCACCCAGATGGCGAATGTGGTAATGCTAAAG ctGCCGAAGCAATGGGAACGATCTTTACACTATCGACCATATCAACCAGCAGTATCGAAGAAGTCGCCGAGGTAGCACCGAAATGTATCAAGTGGTTTCAACTTTAcgtttatatcgatcgaaacatAACGTTGAATTTAATAAGACGAGCCGAGAAAGCTGGCTTTAAAGCACTCGTTCTTACAGTGGACGCGCCAATTTTTGGCGACAGACGAGCCGATTtgagaaacaaattttcactTCCTAAACATTTGAG ATTAGCTAATTTCGAAGGAATattgtcgaataaaataaacacaTCTAAAACAGGATCAGGTTTAAACGAGTACGTTAGTGATCTATTCGATCAATCACTTTCTTGGGAAGATGTTACATGGCTCAAAAa tGTTACGAAATTACCGATCGTATTGAAAGGTATTTTAACTGCCGAAGATGCACTTTTAAGCGTGAAGTATGGAGCCGCCGCCATTATAGTTTCTAATCATGGTGCACGTCAAGTTGATGGTGTTCCTGCCACG ATCGAAGTCTTAGCAGAGATAGCGAATGCGGTAAaggataaaatagaaatttatatggaTGGAGGGATTAGACAAGGCATTGACGTTTTTAAAGCTCTTGCTTTAGGTGCTAATATG GTATTCATAGGTAGACCGATGTTATGGGGTTTATGTCATGCTGGAGAAAAAGGTGCATTAAATATTCTTGatatgatgaaaaaagaaatcgatcaaGTCATCGCTTTGACAG gttGTACGACCATAAAGGATGTCACCAGAGATATGGTCGTTCACGAGTCATGTTACAGTCACTTGTGA
- the LOC122630536 gene encoding N-acetylgalactosaminyltransferase 6-like codes for MMRRNVISVVKFFFLAVFTIFLTVIIFRYIRRPYRELTTSQIPFALIENGGKLPMDLSPNVNEQNIDEKIDWHNYKQIKEDAERSGIGEQGKPAFLSPSLDALKEKLYKTNGFNAALSDEISLNRSVPDIRHSECKKKKYLKMLDPVSVVISFHNEHFSILMRTCWSVINRSPPSLLNEIILVDDASTKVELKKKLDDYVNKHMPKVKIIRLPKRSGLIKGRLAGAKKAVSKILVFLDSHSEANVNWLPPLLEPIAQDYKTCVCPFIDVIQYETFKYLAQDEGARGSFDWELYYKRLPLLPEDLKEPTEPFKSPVMAGGLFAINAKFFWELGGYDSGLDIWGGEQYELSFKIWQCGGQIYDAPCSRVGHIYRKFPPFPNPGRGDFLGKNFKRVAEVWMDEYAEYIYRRRPHLRSLDPGDLTEQRKLRKKLHCKPFKWFIENIAFDLVEMYPPIEPDDFASGEIRNMGAPELCLDAKKIKKDKNINIDTCKKDNSVLSGEQDFKLTWRKDIRPKNSTNCLDVFKSDIKAPVSLYPCHGKQGNQLWRYDVEKQWLMHGYIPRCLDTDPGSKKVYVTTCDQSSPTQKWRIENVNMKAINNWENVGPKLK; via the exons ATGATGAGACGAAATGTGATAAGTGTCGTTAAGTTCTTCTTTCTAGCGGTATTTACCATTTTTCTGACCGTAattatctttcgatatatcaGACGACCATATCGTGAATTAACAACCTCACAGATTCCATTCGCATTGATAGAAAATGGAGGAAAGCTTCCGATGGATTTGAGTCCAAATGTTAACGAACAG aATATAGATGAGAAGATCGATTGGCACAATTATAAACAGATAAAAGAAGATGCAGAAAGAAGTGGGATAGGAGAACAAGGAAAGCCAGCctttttatctccttctcttgATGCGCTgaaggaaaaattatataaaaccaATGGTTTCAACGCCGCTTTAAGcgatgaaatttctttgaatCGTTCAGTCCCTGATATTAGACATTCTGaatgtaagaagaagaaatatttgaagatgCTCGATCCTGTCTCTGTGGTAATCTCTTTCCACAATGAACACTTTAGCATTTTAATGCGCACATGTTGGAGCGTCATTAACCGCTCTCCACCTTCGCTTCTCAATGAGATTATACTAGTCGACGATGCCAGCACAAAggtagaattaaaaaagaagttggATGATTATGTGAATAAACATATGCCAAAGGTAAAGATAATACGATTACCAAAACGATCAGGATTAATAAAAGGCCGATTAGCTGGTGCAAAAAAAGCAGTATCTAAAATTCTCGTCTTCCTAGATTCGCACAGTGAAGCCAATGTGAATTGGCTACCACCGCTTTTAGAACCAATTGCCCAAGATTACAAAACTTGCGTCTGCCCCTTTATCGACGTAATACAGTATGAGACATTTAAATACCTAGCACAAGATGAAGGCGCTAGAGGTTCTTTCGATTGGGAATTGTATTATAAACGTCTACCACTACTTCCAGAGGATCTAAAAGAACCTACTGAACCATTTAAGAGTCCGGTCATGGCTGGTGGCCTGTTTGCTATAAATGCAAAATTTTTCTGGGAGTTAGGTGGTTATGATTCTGGCTTAGATATATGGGGTGGAGAACAATATGAATTGTCATTCAAGATATGGCAATGCGGTGGTCAAATCTATGACGCTCCTTGTTCAAGGGTCGGCCATATTTACAGGAAGTTTCCACCCTTTCCTAATCCTGGTCGTGGAGACTTTTTaggaaaaaatttcaagagaGTAGCAGAAGTATGGATGGATGAGTACGCAGAGTATATTTATCGTAGACGGCCTCATTTACGATCGTTAGATCCGGGTGATTTAACGGAACAAAGAAaacttcgaaagaaattacatTGCAAACCGTTCAAGTggtttatagaaaatatagccTTCGACCTTGTCGAAATGTATCCACCGATAGAGCCCGATGACTTCGCTTCAGGAGAAATCAGAAATATGGGAGCACCAGAATTATGTCTTGATgctaagaagataaaaaaggataagaatataaatatagatacttgtaaaaaagataattcagTATTGTCAGGAGAACAAGATTTTAAATTGACGTGGCGCAAAGATATTAGACCAAAAAATAGCACAAATTGTTTAGACGTATTTAAATCGGATATCAAAGCCCCGGTGAGCTTATATCCTTGTCATGGAAAACAGGGTAATCAGTTATGGCGATACGACGTAGAAAAACAATGGTTGATGCATGGTTATATACCAAGATGTTTGGATACCGACCCAGGTAGTAAAAAGGTTTACGTGACTACATGCGATCAATCATCTCCTACTCAAAAATGGAGAATAGAGAATGTCAATATGAAAGCTATCAATAATTGGGAGAACGTGGGACCAAAGctcaaataa